A segment of the Desulfofundulus kuznetsovii DSM 6115 genome:
TAATTCCGTAAGGTGCAAGGTTGTTTTCGTAATAGCGCTGCACCTTGCGCATTACTTTGCTGAGTTTGTAGCAAATATACCTGGTGGGCCCTGCGTGGTTTATTTCATGGCTCATGGTCCCTTAAACCCCTTTGATTGTATAAAAATTGTTTGTGTACCAATATTATATTTTCAAATTATGCCAGTGTCAACATAATAATTTGCCGTGCTTATTTGGGTCCTGCATTCCAAGACCCGGCTAATTGGAACCATCTGCTCGGCAGTTGCGACGAGAGGCCTAAAAAACAAATAACAAGTACTAGTTGAAGAAAGATTAAGCTCAGGATGAATGTTATTATATGGGTTATATGGCATATTATGGCTTGCCTGAAAAATAAAAAATTCCCCGGGAAGAACTCAGGATTTCCGGGGAAATGCCAAGAGAGTTTCAGACGTCCCTCCTGTTAAATACCGCCACTGCCCCCGCCAGGACGGCAGCCAGGTAGACGACGGTGTAGGCGACCATAGCCCCGCTTGGGGAACTGGCGCTGCCAAAAGGCGTCATGGAAAGAACGTTCACCACGTTGTCCGGTGAGGTGAGGATCACTGTGATCATCTTTTTATACATGGCGTCGGAAGGTATGATCAAGCTGCTAACAACCCCGATATTCTGCAGGGTGCTGTTTTTCAAGCCTACTCCAATCTGCTCCACCATGCCGCCCACCGCGGCCAGGATATAAAGGGTGAACATGGCCACGCCGTTGGCCAGGGTGGATAGAAATGTGGAGCCCAGAAGACTTAAAGCCAGCAAAACCATAGGGCCCAGGATATACAGGCCCATGGCCTCAAGGATATTTCCCGGGTTGAAACCGGTCATGTGCTTGACCAGCAGGACAATGCCGAGGAAAAAGAAAGCCGCGTAGATGCAAACAATACTTCCGTAACCCAGGAACTTTCCCAGCACTATTTCCGAACGCCTGATGGGCCTGGTGGCAATGGCGTGCAGGATACCGCTGTCGATCTCTCCGGAAATGGCCCCCACACCGGAGAAAACGGCTAACAGGGCCACTATAAAACTGGAAAAGTAAAGTCCCAGGGATAACAGCTGGGGGTAGATGAAGAGCTTATAGAGGGAATTGCTGTATCTGTTAAACTGCTCCACCGCATAGTGGGTGGCCAGGCCG
Coding sequences within it:
- a CDS encoding ABC transporter permease, whose amino-acid sequence is MITIIRLTTKEVLRKKIFLVVILLTVVFFLLYGLATHYAVEQFNRYSNSLYKLFIYPQLLSLGLYFSSFIVALLAVFSGVGAISGEIDSGILHAIATRPIRRSEIVLGKFLGYGSIVCIYAAFFFLGIVLLVKHMTGFNPGNILEAMGLYILGPMVLLALSLLGSTFLSTLANGVAMFTLYILAAVGGMVEQIGVGLKNSTLQNIGVVSSLIIPSDAMYKKMITVILTSPDNVVNVLSMTPFGSASSPSGAMVAYTVVYLAAVLAGAVAVFNRRDV